One Pomacea canaliculata isolate SZHN2017 linkage group LG1, ASM307304v1, whole genome shotgun sequence genomic window, GATTGGTTGTATCTCCTAACCGGAGGAAATTTATTTGCTCATGGAAATCGTGAAAGTTTTCTGATGCAGGAAGATGATTTTCGAGAAAGAATCTGGTCCTGCTGCATGAAGTTGTCCTCAGGGAGCACACAGCTGATAAATACTCTTGGTCGGAGTTAATAAATTATatgtcaccaaaacaataaaaggcTGTCAAGTATCGAGGTCAAGGGTAAATTTATGCAGGTCAGGGGGCATACGTGCAGACTCTTCCATATTTCAAAATTGGCGGAGCTTCTTCTATcgctcatttctctctctctcgttctcctttttcttgcgctttgtttctctctctctctaatggATGTAAACTCACGCTTGCTCGAAGAAGTTTATGCAAGACCAGGTCATCAGAAAATGGTTAAACCGAGGCTGTGAATTAAATCAAGAATTTCCCATATTTTGGGGGAGAAGCCCGCGCTGTTCAGCTTTTGGAAGTTCCGGCATTGCAGATCGCCGCATGGCATACTGATGTGCACGAGATCGATGTGCATGACGCACGGCATTCACAACCAACGGACATGGTGCCACCCTAACCTCCGTCACAGGTGAAGCCATGCTGCTTGGTGCACCCTTGACCTGCTTGGTGCATCCCTGACCTCTGCTTGGTGCATCCTTGATCTCCTGCTTGGTGCATCCTTGACCTCTGCTTGGTGCACCCTTGACCTCGGCTTGGTGCATCCTTGACCTCTGCTTGGTGCATCCTTGACCTCTGCTTGGTGCATCCATGACCTTTGCTTGATGCAGCAGTTGCACACCTCTGCCCTCATCACATCAGAATTGGGACACGGATCGTCGGCTTGAAAACAGTCAACAGCATCTTCATCGTTAGCTGGACTGACGCTCACGTCATAGAAAAAGTCAGACAAACCTCAGTTAGTGGTCTTACAGTCTGTCAAACACTGGGTGAGcgagtaaagattttttttccaatataaGTTACTGCTTACATACATCTATCTAAaacttattttgaaataagtCGGAAAGGAAACAGTTTAACTCAACCAAACTGTTTTTGTTCTATAGTATACTGAATATTATAAGATTaacttaatttaaaactttaagcTGGAATCGCTGTTTTAGAACATTCTCCAAggtggataaaaaaaattccaagtaTATACAATAAATTTGGGATTATaatcttttcataaaattttatttcagtttggcGTGTatcctttatattttatatgttcttgtttacaaacaattttttggccttatattattgtaattttattataagctttttttctaataattaaTGAAGATACATTTCAAACAAAGCGTTCATTCAGACTTGTATGTAGCATTAAAAATATGAACTGTATTAGTTTATCAACAACTGATCTAAAGaaacatacataaaacaaaCCTTGTCCATTCTAGGGAAGTATCACAGCAACAcacctttatatttttattaattcctACCATTCTAATCATTACACAGATGAACAACACAACAATGATAAAGTGAGAGATGGGGAGCAGGGCACATACCAGAGACATTGTGCATTAGTTGCAAATAACTATTTCTCCCATCAGCACCACACTTATTTGTTGATAATATCATTTATATGTGTCACGTGTAAGCTGCAAAACGTGTTCAAGCACGGATAGGTTCTCTGAAATTTAAACAGACAACAGCAAGAGAGTTTTggaatgcacatgcacacacgcaagGAAATAAGCGTAGATCAAGTTCACAAATACAAGTCCAGGGTCTcacaggtcaaagttcaagtTGGTCCGTTCTGAATAATTGAAATGCAGCGCTGGCACTCTGTTTTATATCACCAGATTTATCAAAAGTCAGagaagtttacaaaatataaaatatataatacttaCCTActtttgagttattttgcaaCGATGGGTTTGTGTCTACGGTATCCCACACCATGATTGGGGTAAAACAAATATAGATAAGGAAACCACATTCTTAACAAATTTCTGAATAAGCTGAGAAAAGTTAAGTTTTAGAACTGTTGAATTTCTTTTGttcgttaatgttttttcacatatatattttgatCCCTTGACACACTTTTAAACTTCTTTCTGTCAATTTCCATGAAGATTGACTCCATCTCATGTCCCCTGATTCAATGGATGCCCCcccctgtttgtttttctaaaatgtcCAGCATGTATGCTGACTTCTTGTGGATAACGGGATCTGATTACACGaaattctcaaaatatatttactgatGACCATCAGCTGCGTTATCAAAGAGAATGCAGAGAAAACGAAGACTAGAAGTTTTTCACatacccacacccacacaaacacagtaaGCTTGTTAGCGGGGTATCAAAGGAAAGAGTCCTTCCCAGGAGATAGGTACTCAGGGGTGGAGTCAGGATTCTCAGGATGCGTTCCCTCCAGCAATAACGTTGTGGAGCTACTTCCGGCCGGATCCTCTGGCGTGATTTGCAAGAATCCTCAGGCAGGAAATAGGGTCAATTTGGAAGCGACCCTGCGACCttatgagaaagaaaagtggCCGGATTAGAGCCAGACTCACTGTTTCCAACATTGTCACCTCACAGCCTGGTGTTAAAGCGGAATATCGTACACGTCGTCGAAGGAAAAGGGAGATTATCCAGTAAAGTCGTACTCAGGGTAAAcgggtgggtggggtgaggaTGGGGTTACCAAGTGACATGCTGAAGGGTAAGTGGGCTCGTAGGCTGAAACTTTGGCAGCAGCCACCACTCCCACCATCATCCATCCACTTCTGTCGTATTTTAGCTTAGGTCTGGTCATAAAGAGCACTGAACACGTCTCACAAGGTGATCCGAGATTAACGCCTTGTGTCACATGTCGGTTAATCCGGTTAAATCAAACTTATATGCGACTGTATCGTCAGCCTTTGTCAGGCTTGATGGCAGGCCAGAATATGACCAAAAAGACGGCCGTCATGGTGGAGATGATCCCCACGATGCTCAGCACCATGGAGACCTTGCCCTTCACGCGGGCGCGCGTGCAGTCGCCCTTCTCGTAGTCTCGGTTAGCCTTGACCGACAGAATGACGGCGAGGATGCCGAACGGGATGTTGAAGCAGACGAGAACGACGACAGCCAGACCCAGGTAGCTGCGTGGCTCGTGAGGGATGTGTTGTGACAGGACACTTCCATCTGGCTGAGTGGTGACGACCTTGCACCAGTCCTCCTCGTGGTTGCGGTCGTAGTAGGTGACGACAGCACCGGAACCGGAGGACGTCTTGGGCACGCGGGTCATCTCCAGGTCCACCGTGTTGGGGCTCGAATAACACAGCATGGTGATGGTAATGGTGATGGTGAAGATAAAGATGGTGGTGATCTTCTCTGGCAAGAACTGTCCGTCAGgcttagtcacgtgactctggACACATCTTTGTCGGATTAACTTCGATTAGTGATGGTGGCACGGTAAACCTACTAAGATCGACCCTCAGCGCTTTTATCACTGACACCTGAAACAGAAAAGATACAAAGTATAttttcaaaggtttttttttcatgaaaataagcTATAAGACAAagatacagacagacaagacatCAAATATTAATGACTGATGCAGACAGTCGTAACTCCATTTTGTTTTAGGAGTGGATCAAACTTCTTAAGCTCATTCTCACAAGACATCACCTAACCAAATttccacaaataaaaatgtaataatgtaaaagCAAGAATGAAGAGGTTTAGGCTTAGGAAATTTTTACGACCAGCCATATTTGTAGttttacacatacaactacttttttgattttatgcttttttttcttggttgctAAATATGTAAATTCCTCATTTAAATAAAGTCACTTTATGTCAGAAAAAACAGCATTTACTACAAGAAAGCAACATTACTTACAGACCTGTTCTTATATCATGCTGTATTAACTCCTGGCATCTAGCTCACATCGACTAAGATCGTCACATTATAAACACTCATTTGATTGCTAGATTGATGGAAACAAACGGAAAGTCAGAACATGTACGGACTGTTTGGCTTTCGATCTTTTTCCAAACAGAAAATGAGTATGATTAATATCAAATCACCAGGAAGGGAATCTGGTACACTCCCGGGGCTGGAAAACCCATCAAtgttgttacaaaaatattgtcTGGAGCGAAAGTTCTGAACGTGACTGAGCTCATATGCCAGCACCAGAGTATGTGGAGAAATGTAGATGGTCAACCTACCCGGCTGAAGTTTTGTATTTACAATCAGATTAACATCAATCCAAATGTCCCTAACACCACCTCTGAAGTGTGATTAGTCTTAAAACCATGATCAGATTTTACCAGACTTGCCTCTCTGAAATTACATCGATTTGTAATCCTTCAAAATTCTCTGTAAGCTGATGCTTCTGGGGGCCCGCAAATAGCATGTATTAAAGGTCAAATGTCAAAGAAATACGAGAAACCCAAGTGACAAGTACTGTCTAATGTTTCATAGGACCTTCGTACACAACTCTGTCAGGGCGAGaaatcagtaaacaaaactaataaatTTGCAAGATAAACCACATATTGTAGCCGTTGGTCtgtatacattttatttgaagtaactattttttttgtaacaagcatttaaaatgaaaatgtcagtttaaaCTCCTTAGTGCAACGACCCTAAAATTTATACAATTTCCTAccaaaatgttaataatttgtttttaacatgtttGGAGAAAGAGCGAGCGCGCAAGACACTCAAGCTGTCGGATTCATTAGAATAACAAGAAGATTTTATCTCAATTAGCTCATAAACAGACCACGAAAGGTCACCAAGACAGATCGAAGATGCTGCAAATGGGGAATTCTCACAGCAGGAGCCAGTCTACTGATGGAATGTCTATTTTTCTCACAATATCTGAGGACAGAATGTTTCAGTAAGGACGAAATCATTTACAAACCTCTTCACTCTTATACAACCTCTTTCCAACCTCTTTCCAGACTAAACAAGCgctggaataaaataaatactgcaGTAAACATATCAGAATACTCATGATTAAATAAAATCGAGGGGTTTACTAACTAATTGAGTATTTAGTTTGAAATAATTGGTTTGAAATTCCCTTCGGGAGTGTTAGACAGCGGGCGTGCAGGATGTGTGCATCAGGTCCAGTTTGTTGTGGGATTTGTTTGTCTTCCCAGGCTTGAAATTCATAGTCTGAGCTCTGCAATTAATCTGCATAGCCATTTGTCTGGCAAACCAGGTCCTTACACCCCTGAGAGACACAACACACCTCATGGTAGTCCGGCTCCGACATGAGAAGTCGTTGCTGCATGTGCTTGTGTACAGACTGTCTGATGGTCCTTTGCatataaatttgttattatttgttcaaattttcaatttgtttcgttttgtttttttctgtctttctaccCTTTGTTCCATTTTTTTGCCAGTTATTTTATGATCacaatttttaagttttcattattatttaaaaaattaaatcgaGTATATTGACGTCAGCAAGTATTAATGCTCAGACTTCAAACTGAATTCAAACTGTCATTCATACTTACTGACGATGCGAAGATTGTAAATGCACAATCTTCAGCGCGAGCTAAGTTAGAAAACTTTCTGAAAGGTAAGGAAGCCAATATAACAATATATCTTACTCCTCGGCAaattgaagttttttttcctgtcagtCCGCAAACCTCTAACAATACTAAccccacattcacacactcataGTGCTTTCTTACTTTTCTCCATTTCCTTCTTCACAGCCTGCCAGCCAAGTGTGAGAAGAGCTTGGGTCGTAAAGTAAGGACTTGCCCCCAGACATAACATCAAAAACTACCCCACCCCTACAAAAAATCCGTTAAAGGAAGGTCTGTACAGTTTGAAAGGCTCTGTAGACAGTTGTGAGGTGATGAAAACACGTCAACCAGCGACAAGGACACAAAAGTTGGCAGAAatgcagaaatatttctgaGGCAGAGTCGTGTTCAGTCATCAAAGGAAGATTGTCCCAGGCCTCTGCCCGCAGCTGCCACAGGAAAATGGGAAAATCATGGAGGGACAGACGAGCTGTCGATTTCGGAGTAAATGAACTAGAAACAATTTCCCTGCTTTCTCCCTCAAGCTTACATTTTTGGTGGTGTAGAAATTATTATCGACAAAGTATGTTTGATAAAGGCGGCTATTCTCCCTGTTAAAGGACATCAGCCAGGACCAGTCAGTACGTGAGTGTCGATGcacattgtgtttgtgtcaatgAGCTTGGTGTGGATGTGTTAATGTGCAGGATGTGTAGGAGTGAAAAgatgtgtaaatgtgttttgtaaatgttaatCAAGGTGTGTCTACTGGTAAATTAAAAGTTGAAAGTCAAAATACCCTGACTTCCAGAAATACTTTGGGTTTCGCCACGGAAACATGAGTGAGTCtgataaatgataaacattttcagcaaaacatctttctcaccatcatcattaactGTCGTCAACAACAGCATAATTTACACTAATGATATTATATTGTGGGTGGAGACAGAGAAACATGAccgttcatatatatatatgtgtgagctCACGGATGTAGTGTACACTAGACTTCACACTGCGTGTGATCAGCAGTGAAGACAATGGGTGGACCTATGTACATCTCGGTTTTAACTGTAAATATGACTGGAAtattcttctgtctgtctgcagggCACTTCTACAGTTAATCCACCAGCTTCGACACGAAactaaaatactttcttttccCCAGGCTGACAACCCGGAGTGAGTGAGAACCACAGACTGTATCTACTTTGTCATGAAAAGAAAAGCCTGAAATGtcagaaaagattaaaaaaggacaaagatgAAAGTTTAGGCAAAAGAATCGATGAAGTCTTTCAGCTACTCTGCCAGAACTGAAAGCTCTCAAGGCAGAGTGAGAGAACTCAAGATAGTGGTTTTTAATAAAAGTGACAAAAATCAAAGCAACCGATAAACAACTGCCAATTAAATCGCATTAAGGACACAGAAAAAAGGTCAAGGagtgaaacacattttttcaggTGGATACTTGCTAGCACTCCTACcctcctaaaaataaaaataataccgaatatttttctccctttcatGCCAAAAGCTCACCTcattaaaatattctaaatgtCATGGCACGGACACATCCATGACAAATGTCTTAAATATCTaagcaaattatatatatatatattctacatatctaaacatataATGCATATCTAAACAACCTCATAGTAGGAATGCTTTTCCACATTCTCGACAGATATGCtggtggtttgtttttattttgctggaagacgaaaaataaaaatatgtgagGGTGTTCACGCGACTGTCACAGACATTTGTTCAGTCGACAAGCAGGAAATGATATGGGTCGGTGGTCTAAAAATTAATGAACGCAGGAAACACATGGCGTGTTGATGACACAGGCCTTCCTACTCCAGTGACGGGATAAATGAGGagacaaaaaaatcaatcaaaagatgaagaaaaatagCATAGGGACCTCCCTGGGAAACGAACAACCAAACTAAGCAACTTTTATAAGAAGGACAAGATTCAATTTGCCGTTTGTCCAGGAttgctttcaaaagaaaaaaaaacaactagaaAAGGACAACATTCACATGGTTATAAAAAGGTTAATGACATTAGTAGCCAAAGCTGCAAAGGTACAAAAAATGCCTCGTTCTGACTGCCTGCAAGATGGCGCTGCAAGTCGAATGAGGAGGAAGACGCGCATGAACCCTTCCCCTAACATTCCAAATAACTGAATCATTCGGTCTgtcaaaacaaaggaagaacGAGTCCTGGGatgagttaaaataataaaacgagTGAGTGCAGTCAATCGAGTGGACTGCGTGGACCAGAACTGTGACGAGAGGACCAACGAGTGGATGGCGTGTGGCGATGGTGGCGGGAATCTTCCCGAAGCATCTGTGCTGGCCAGTCAAGAGTCGTGGATGCCGATCctcagaaaatgtaaaattatctgTTGTTTTATCTCGAATCACAAGCCTGCTTAAAACACAAGCGAGGGGGAGGTCAGTGTATAACTGTACTTTTTATTTCGCATTAATGCAAATTTGTCACAaatgttgtatttgtttctaCATAATGTCCTATTTGTTCCACGCAATAGTCCGAGTGTTGGGATTCCTATGCAGAGAAATTATTCCGGTTGAATGTGCAGCCACTGACGCGCCATCTATCGCCACAATTGCAGAACCAGTGCACACCAGTCACGCCATTGCATAATTCCTGCTCCTCGCGAAGACTTGGAGCGTCAGCCGTGACTCACTATACGGAACTCATATTCTGGGATTAATTTAGATAGTTTTTATCTCTTCctaatgcaaaaaataaataagaaaaagtgaaaaaaagaaagattacaaaTGATTCTAATTCGTGCAAACAGGTGCCGCCATCTTTACACACAGATGCTGTCATGTGACGCACACAGCTGCCTAATGAGATACTGAGTGagtgatttgttttatttattttatatggaCTATTTTTGCTTACAGTATTTAATTTGACTACAGGAAACAAAGCAACAAGCCCGGCTTTAGGTAGTTTATTATTGATGAATCTGAACATTGTGCGGATCTTTACTTTGTATCGGTAGTGTGATAATGATTATGtactaattacattttaaatttagttataaattaaatcatcatcatcatcatcatcatcatcatcatcatcatcatcatcatcgctgcACTACATCTTAATAAAAGACTAATAATGTCACCGCCGAAAGCAGCAGACTTAGTGGTGCAGCTCCTGTACGGATTTGACAGACCTGTCTGATGCAAGCTTCAGGTTTTCCAATTATACAATTCTCCCGATGGGAAGTTGGAACCTGTGGCATCTTGAAAGGCCCTCGGAAATGTGTTACCTCAAAGATTGTCTTGGCTAGACGCGGGGAAATGTCAGCAAGCACTTCAAACGCAGTCGCTGATTAGGCACGGTGGACCCGGATTGGCCGAGTACATAAGCGGGCGGACAGAAGCCCCGCCATTTTCACTCAGGCAGTCGTATAATGGCCGCAGTTACCGGCACCCAGGCTCACAGAAAGGGGTTTTCTGAGAAATACCAGCGCATATTTCGCATTAGTGTCAGAAGAGAACGTCAGATCAGTGTTTGATTGGACGAGAGAAATAACTCTCGTTTTGGGCGACTCATCgcagtgtgtatttgtgtttgtgtgtttgtgcttgtgtgtttgtgtttacgtttgtgtgttgtttgtgtttgtgtgtttgtatttgtgtttgtgtttgtttgtgtttgtgtttgtgtttgtgtttgtgtttttgtgtgtttgtttgtgtttgtgtttgttttgcgtttgtgtgtgtgttttgtgtgtgtttttgcttgtgtttgtgcttgtgtttgggcttgtgtttgtgtgtgtttatgcttgtgcttgtatatgtgtatgtgtatgtgtatgtgcttgtgtttgtgtgtgtggcaatTTTTGTGTATATGAAGGTCAGTCTTTTGTGCGTAGTCCCCACACCCCCACAAATGTTCACATTTACTATTCTTGAATTTAGACATAAAATAGAACAACTCAGAATAAAAGTGGAGtaatactgaaaaataaaaagtgtgtcAGGTTGAATGAACaggtttaaaaaatgtaacgaAAATGTCAtgatgtttttgtgttgtttgcagTCTTCTAGGAATCATCACAAAATCGCACAAAAACTGTCTAATCTGTTTGTCAAATAGAGCTCTGCTGTAATCAAGATCATTTGTATGGCTTACTGTCACCGATACACTGTCCTTAAAATATACTGcttgcaaagaaaagaaaaaagacaaaagaaatatttagtaatgGTTCAATAAACTAGATGGATAGAGTGAAAGATGGAAAGACTCCAAGAGGGAGAGAaacatagaaagaaaaagggaagaagaaacaTAAACTTCCACGTATTTGTGAGTGGAAGAGTCTTtattcatccatccatccattcatctATCGATCCCTCCACAAACGGCGTGCATCTGTCCCTATGGACCGATATTTTAGAAGAAGCatcacacttttttcttctttaagaaaaagaactcCTTTCGGCAAGGAAGCCTTATTACCCTCCACAGGCCCTATATTTAGACACTCAAAGGAGGGCGGTATTGCGGTACAAACCTCGGCATCGAACACGACAGCCTAGATTTACTGTCAGAAATAAGCAGAAAATGTAAGCAGAATCCCTTCTCCGGTCCATTTCACCACAGGACAAAAACACATTGGCTGGCTGAGAAAAGTTACATCTTTGTCTGTGCTTAGCGCATCCCAAGAGTTCGTCAGATCATGCACGCACCCTGATGACGGGTGCAAAGCACGAGAATCAAGCACCCGAACGTCAGACACAaaaacgcatgcgcagtggtttGCTTTATGTCAAATGGAATCCGACATGCGAAGGTCCGTGACAGTTGTTTTACAGcaggaaagcagaaaaaaactggacctgcaaaaataaaataagatgaaatAATACCGGACTtcagcttttcatttttattaacagACAACCTGGCATCGGGTGGAATTAGGAAATGTTATTGGCACACAAAGAGTGCTCGTCGTGACAGCCATCAGGAACGGGTGTCTCTAATTCATTTGTGCGTGTGCTGGATTCACTTCAGGAATGCAGCAATATCTCAGACACTTTGGTCCAGAAAATCACTTTTATCTTGCGCATAAAAAGCATTTGCTGTTAAAACAGCAGAGTGTAGGA contains:
- the LOC112576118 gene encoding uncharacterized protein LOC112576118 yields the protein MLCYSSPNTVDLEMTRVPKTSSGSGAVVTYYDRNHEEDWCKVVTTQPDGSVLSQHIPHEPRSYLGLAVVVLVCFNIPFGILAVILSVKANRDYEKGDCTRARVKGKVSMVLSIVGIISTMTAVFLVIFWPAIKPDKG